In a single window of the Pyrococcus sp. NA2 genome:
- a CDS encoding heavy metal translocating P-type ATPase produces MKNKDHEMKTHEGHHHEKPSHAEHHKMMMEDFKRRFIVSTILTIPILILSPLVQNFFRFNVSFPGDHYILFGLSAIVYFYGGKPFLKGMKEELQKKLPGMMTLIALAITVAFSYSVAVTFGLQGKTFYWELATLIDIMLLGHYIEMRSILGASRALEELIKLMPTEAHLITSKGIRNIPVSELKKGDIVLVKPGEKIPADGIIIEGETSVNEAMLTGESRPVYKKPGDIVIGGSINLEGSIKVRIEKTGKETYLMQVVELVKQAQETRSRTQDLANKAAFWLTIIAITAGSITLGLWLYFGKPFVFALERMVTVMVITCPHALGLAVPLVVSVSTSISAKKGILIRNREAFERAKDVQVVVFDKTGTLTEGKFEVTDIIPLNEISEEEILKYAATLESHSNHPIAQGIVEKAKEKKIKPYEVKKFKAIPGKGAQGIVNDKEVLIVSPGFLKEKGLWKENERVNKVLEQGKTVVFLIIDGKLVGALALADKIRPESREAIRKLHEMEIKAYMLTGDNAKVAKWVAEELGLDGYFAEVLPHQKSEKIKKLQESGFVVAMVGDGINDAPALIQADVGIAIGAGTDVAIESADIILVKNDPRDVITAIHLAKATYRKMVQNLAWATGYNTFAIPLAAGALYSYGILLSPAVGALLMSLSTVIVAINAKFLKV; encoded by the coding sequence ATGAAAAATAAAGATCACGAAATGAAAACTCACGAGGGGCACCATCATGAAAAGCCCTCTCATGCAGAACACCATAAAATGATGATGGAGGATTTTAAAAGGCGTTTCATAGTATCAACGATACTTACGATACCAATTCTAATTCTATCTCCATTGGTGCAAAACTTCTTCCGATTTAATGTTAGTTTTCCTGGTGACCATTATATTCTCTTTGGGCTCTCGGCGATTGTTTACTTCTATGGCGGAAAACCTTTCCTTAAGGGAATGAAAGAGGAACTTCAAAAGAAATTACCTGGAATGATGACGTTAATAGCGTTGGCAATAACTGTTGCATTCTCATACAGCGTAGCAGTGACTTTTGGCCTACAGGGAAAGACCTTCTATTGGGAACTTGCCACACTTATAGACATTATGCTTCTTGGCCATTATATTGAGATGCGCTCCATCCTCGGTGCCTCAAGAGCATTGGAAGAACTTATAAAGCTAATGCCCACAGAGGCACATCTTATAACCTCCAAGGGAATAAGAAATATTCCAGTGAGCGAATTAAAGAAGGGAGACATTGTCCTTGTTAAGCCTGGTGAGAAGATACCTGCAGATGGCATCATAATTGAAGGAGAGACAAGTGTGAACGAAGCAATGCTGACTGGTGAGTCAAGGCCAGTCTATAAGAAACCTGGCGACATTGTTATTGGTGGATCAATAAACTTGGAGGGCTCAATCAAGGTAAGGATCGAGAAAACTGGAAAAGAGACTTATTTGATGCAGGTAGTTGAGCTCGTAAAGCAGGCTCAAGAGACGAGATCAAGAACTCAAGATTTAGCTAATAAGGCGGCCTTTTGGCTCACAATTATAGCGATAACCGCTGGGAGTATAACCTTAGGACTCTGGCTTTACTTTGGCAAGCCTTTCGTCTTCGCCTTGGAAAGAATGGTCACCGTCATGGTGATTACATGCCCCCATGCTTTGGGATTAGCTGTCCCGTTAGTAGTCTCAGTTTCAACATCGATATCAGCAAAAAAGGGAATACTCATAAGGAATAGGGAAGCGTTTGAGAGGGCAAAGGATGTTCAGGTGGTTGTCTTTGACAAGACGGGAACATTAACAGAAGGAAAGTTTGAAGTAACAGATATAATACCGCTGAATGAGATTAGCGAGGAAGAAATTTTAAAATACGCAGCAACACTGGAGAGTCATTCAAATCATCCAATAGCGCAGGGAATAGTTGAAAAAGCAAAAGAAAAGAAGATTAAGCCTTATGAAGTTAAGAAATTCAAAGCAATTCCAGGAAAAGGCGCTCAAGGCATTGTCAATGACAAAGAAGTTCTCATTGTAAGCCCGGGGTTTTTAAAAGAGAAAGGACTTTGGAAAGAGAATGAACGTGTTAACAAAGTTCTAGAGCAGGGAAAAACTGTGGTATTCTTAATTATTGACGGAAAACTTGTCGGTGCTTTGGCTTTAGCTGATAAGATAAGACCAGAGTCAAGGGAAGCAATAAGAAAGCTTCATGAGATGGAGATTAAAGCTTACATGCTCACTGGAGACAATGCCAAGGTAGCTAAGTGGGTTGCTGAAGAACTCGGTCTAGATGGCTACTTCGCAGAGGTCTTGCCTCACCAGAAGTCGGAGAAAATCAAAAAGCTTCAAGAATCTGGCTTTGTTGTCGCAATGGTTGGGGATGGAATAAATGATGCTCCAGCCCTAATTCAAGCAGATGTTGGAATAGCAATTGGAGCTGGAACCGATGTGGCAATAGAGAGTGCCGATATAATTCTTGTCAAGAACGATCCAAGAGATGTTATAACGGCGATACATCTTGCTAAGGCGACCTACAGAAAGATGGTGCAAAATTTAGCGTGGGCAACTGGTTATAATACATTTGCAATTCCCTTAGCAGCTGGAGCACTTTACAGCTATGGGATATTGCTAAGCCCAGCGGTGGGTGCTTTATTAATGAGTCTAAGCACGGTGATAGTTGCTATAAATGCAAAGTTCTTGAAGGTTTGA
- a CDS encoding DUF6775 family putative metallopeptidase — MKIYIEDRIWDSFQFFDEIRNLFKFPVEFEPYMFKDPRFLAYIRIRRPDKREFYEPFPVEVENERKGLIKGVIYDGIELLKHFCLDVNVSKPTVLITDRLIATFDEDGRYHLRMIVMGPAAIISLKGILYAPAKPPQYYIKLSLGFEDAIDIDVSKVLKMLLLQFYAYFKYEEVFCENDECMLHNCHTTEEIKKVKGLCEKHKKMLEDAVNLGDL, encoded by the coding sequence ATGAAGATTTACATTGAAGATCGCATCTGGGATTCCTTCCAATTTTTTGATGAGATAAGAAACCTTTTCAAGTTCCCAGTAGAGTTTGAGCCTTACATGTTTAAAGACCCACGCTTTTTAGCCTACATAAGAATCAGAAGACCAGATAAGAGGGAGTTCTATGAGCCTTTTCCAGTAGAGGTTGAGAACGAAAGAAAGGGTCTCATAAAGGGAGTCATCTACGATGGCATTGAGCTGCTCAAGCACTTCTGCCTCGATGTTAACGTCTCTAAACCGACAGTTCTCATTACAGACAGACTTATTGCAACGTTTGACGAGGATGGAAGGTATCACCTCAGAATGATCGTTATGGGGCCAGCAGCGATAATCTCACTCAAGGGTATACTCTACGCTCCAGCAAAGCCGCCTCAATATTATATAAAGCTCTCCCTTGGTTTTGAAGATGCCATTGACATCGATGTCAGCAAAGTTCTCAAGATGCTTCTCCTTCAGTTCTACGCTTATTTCAAGTATGAAGAAGTCTTCTGCGAAAATGATGAGTGCATGCTCCACAATTGCCACACGACGGAGGAGATAAAGAAAGTGAAGGGATTGTGCGAAAAACATAAGAAAATGCTTGAAGATGCTGTAAATTTAGGAGATCTATGA
- a CDS encoding sulfide-dependent adenosine diphosphate thiazole synthase: MTAKILANVSEKDVTSAIVDTFYTMLKEYTESDVIVVGAGPSGLMAAKELAKAGKKVLVIERNNYLGGGFWIGGFLMNKITVRAPAQEILDELGVPYEKYREGLYVADGPHACSKLIAAACDAGVKFLNMTSFDDVVIREKRVAGVVVNWTPVSALPRQITCVDPIALESKIVIDATGHDAVVAKKLEEKGLIKTRGHGSMWVEESEDAVINHTGEVYPGLIVTGMAVSTVFGLPRMGPTFGGMLLSGKKAAEVALEKLKELE; encoded by the coding sequence ATGACGGCAAAAATACTAGCAAATGTTAGTGAAAAAGACGTGACTTCGGCAATAGTAGACACATTCTACACCATGCTCAAGGAATACACGGAATCTGACGTTATAGTTGTGGGTGCTGGGCCAAGTGGCTTAATGGCTGCAAAAGAGCTTGCAAAGGCAGGCAAAAAGGTCTTGGTTATAGAGAGAAACAACTATCTTGGTGGTGGTTTCTGGATAGGTGGTTTCCTAATGAACAAGATTACTGTTAGAGCCCCTGCCCAGGAAATACTCGACGAGCTTGGCGTCCCCTATGAGAAGTACAGAGAGGGTCTCTACGTTGCAGATGGCCCACATGCATGCTCCAAACTCATTGCGGCTGCCTGTGACGCTGGAGTGAAATTCCTTAACATGACAAGCTTCGATGATGTCGTTATAAGGGAGAAAAGGGTTGCAGGCGTTGTAGTTAACTGGACTCCGGTGTCAGCTTTACCAAGACAGATAACATGTGTCGACCCAATAGCTCTCGAATCAAAGATAGTCATAGATGCCACCGGACACGATGCTGTTGTTGCTAAGAAGCTTGAGGAAAAAGGACTAATAAAGACAAGAGGACATGGTTCAATGTGGGTAGAGGAGAGCGAAGATGCCGTGATAAACCACACGGGCGAAGTCTATCCTGGGCTTATAGTCACGGGAATGGCTGTCTCCACGGTCTTCGGTCTTCCAAGGATGGGACCAACCTTCGGAGGAATGCTACTTAGTGGAAAGAAAGCAGCTGAGGTTGCCCTAGAAAAGCTCAAGGAACTTGAGTGA